Proteins from a single region of Zea mays cultivar B73 unplaced genomic scaffold, Zm-B73-REFERENCE-NAM-5.0 scaffold_444, whole genome shotgun sequence:
- the LOC118475420 gene encoding 30S ribosomal protein S7, chloroplastic, whose product MSRRGTAEKRTAKSDPIFRNRLVNMVVNRIMKDGKKSLAYQILYRAVKKIQQKTETNPLLVLRQAIRRVTPNIGVKTRRNKKGSTRKVPIEIGSKQGRALAIRWLLEASQKRPGRNMAFKLSSELVDAAKGSGGAIRKKEATHRMAEANRALAHFR is encoded by the coding sequence ATGTCACGTCGAGGTACTGCAGAAAAAAGAACCGCAAAATCCGATCCAATTTTTCGTAATCGATTAGTTAACATGGTGGTTAACCGTATTATGAAAGACGGAAAAAAATCATTGGCTTATCAAATTCTCTATCGAGCCGTGAAAAAGATTCAACAAAAGACAGAAACAAATCCACTATTGGTTTTACGTCAAGCAATACGTAGAGTAACTCCCAATATAGGAGTAAAAACAAGACGTAATAAAAAAGGATCGACGCGGAAAGTTCCGATTGAAATAGGATCTAAACAAGGAAGAGCACTTGCCATTCGTTGGTTATTAGAAGCATCCCAAAAGCGTCCGGGTCGAAATATGGCTTTCAAATTAAGTTCCGAATTAGTAGATGCTGCCAAAGGGAGTGGGGGTGCCATACGCAAAAAGGAAGCGACTCATAGAATGGCAGAGGCAAATAGAGCTCTTGCACATTTTCGTTAA